The Diospyros lotus cultivar Yz01 chromosome 15, ASM1463336v1, whole genome shotgun sequence genome has a window encoding:
- the LOC127791533 gene encoding uncharacterized protein LOC127791533 has product MKQKVVVRFGTKRRKSRSKALTIAVGVQGVTSVTLKGQDEMEVVGDMMDSVVLTTLLRKGLGFAELVSVKEEKKEEEEKPVVVSPYYYTYGPPYYYTN; this is encoded by the exons ATGAAG CAAAAGGTGGTCGTCAGATTCGGCACGAAGCGCAGGAAGTCTCGCTCCAAAGCCCTCACCATTGCCGTCGGCGTTCAAG GGGTGACATCGGTGACGCTGAAGGGGCAGGACGAGATGGAGGTGGTGGGAGACATGATGGACTCGGTGGTGCTGACGACCCTGCTGAGGAAGGGCCTCGGCTTCGCAGAACTGGTGAGCgtgaaggaggagaagaaggaggaggaggagaagccGGTAGTAGTCTCGCCTTATTACTATACCTATGGCCCGCCTTATTACTACACAAATTAA